Proteins from one Thermococcus sp. M36 genomic window:
- a CDS encoding ABC transporter substrate-binding protein has translation MKVKGSIALLVVFLVVFSVAASGCIGGSSGETTTIPQSTTESPTGAQTTSSEATSGGTTTTSSQSTTQTQAPAEVKPGILEMGDVYVVVTDKSVVVVGPKGASPTVDIPSDRKVIKVEYEVDTANTPDVKTLMEKGQGFGAIDPAFFRDEHVDALVVAARRQTDPTIRTELFKAVYMLGNKLAPEVILGQNKQLRVYWDWVKGRYYHPTLAERYDLLSEDQNAPSVKIGIKDYKNDPETYTIATIGWPESFDPAMTYETFGWEIWHEVGDTLVTYWKEETEEVSPDLAVAWAHNEDGTEWYFLIRGGVQAYDPWDDKTYPIDATDVAFTFLRVERLGHSVSWMVDSFIDVNNSAAITEDEFDQYLKEHPLIAEFNGKSTEVKSLDELKQFFGYSGDTAGVFKLVLPAPYAPVLGILADPFLSVVPMEYLLGDKYQEALQASDNGHNPSAWWSYLSEGKSDPTHQLMHNKPVGTGPFYIADYQKDAYIVLEYNPHYWNATANPGHKRVIYVINSDAMARINLFKTGTADVVAIPPEKMDTVKGLELQGFKSVVKTDILQPILTFLVFNTQKEPFNDPLVREAMAYAVPYDQISQVVYQGLLARNYGPIPKPWPGYTEEGIIKYNYNLAKAKQLLNQAGVDPTEYKIELIYNEGNSAREKIMTLLQNVWSQLGFQVTINSYNWPTYLDKTEHGEYDVYIVGWVPDYLDSDNWVGPFLYGATEFTSVEVSVS, from the coding sequence ATGAAGGTCAAGGGTTCAATAGCCCTGTTAGTGGTTTTTTTGGTGGTTTTTTCTGTTGCAGCCAGCGGCTGTATAGGTGGAAGTAGCGGTGAGACAACCACCATCCCGCAGAGCACCACGGAAAGTCCGACGGGTGCCCAGACCACGTCTTCTGAGGCGACTTCCGGCGGTACCACCACGACATCAAGCCAGTCGACCACCCAGACGCAGGCCCCCGCGGAGGTAAAGCCCGGGATACTGGAGATGGGTGACGTCTACGTTGTCGTCACCGACAAGAGCGTCGTGGTCGTCGGCCCGAAGGGTGCCAGCCCGACCGTTGACATCCCGAGCGACAGGAAGGTCATAAAGGTCGAGTACGAGGTTGACACCGCCAACACCCCGGACGTCAAGACCCTCATGGAGAAGGGTCAGGGATTCGGTGCCATCGATCCGGCCTTCTTCCGCGATGAGCACGTCGATGCCCTCGTTGTGGCCGCCAGGCGCCAGACCGACCCGACCATAAGAACCGAGCTCTTCAAAGCCGTCTACATGCTCGGAAACAAGCTTGCCCCCGAGGTTATCCTCGGTCAGAACAAGCAGCTCCGTGTTTACTGGGACTGGGTCAAGGGCAGGTACTACCACCCGACCCTCGCGGAGCGCTATGACCTCCTGAGCGAGGACCAGAACGCCCCCTCCGTCAAGATCGGTATTAAGGACTACAAGAACGACCCCGAGACCTACACCATAGCCACCATTGGCTGGCCGGAGAGCTTTGACCCGGCCATGACCTACGAGACCTTCGGATGGGAGATCTGGCACGAGGTCGGTGACACCCTCGTCACCTACTGGAAGGAGGAGACCGAAGAGGTCAGCCCGGACCTTGCCGTTGCCTGGGCCCACAACGAGGACGGTACCGAGTGGTACTTCCTCATCCGCGGCGGTGTCCAGGCCTACGACCCGTGGGACGACAAGACCTACCCGATCGACGCCACCGACGTTGCCTTCACCTTCCTCCGCGTTGAGAGGCTCGGCCACAGCGTCAGCTGGATGGTTGACAGCTTCATAGACGTTAACAACTCCGCCGCCATCACCGAGGACGAGTTCGACCAGTACCTCAAAGAGCACCCGCTCATAGCTGAGTTCAACGGCAAGAGCACCGAGGTCAAGAGCCTCGACGAGCTCAAGCAGTTCTTCGGCTACAGCGGCGACACCGCTGGAGTCTTCAAGCTCGTTCTCCCGGCCCCGTACGCCCCGGTTCTCGGAATACTCGCCGACCCGTTCCTCAGCGTCGTCCCGATGGAGTACCTCCTCGGCGACAAGTACCAGGAGGCCCTCCAGGCGAGCGACAACGGCCACAACCCGAGCGCCTGGTGGAGCTACCTGAGCGAGGGCAAGAGCGACCCGACCCACCAGCTCATGCACAACAAGCCCGTCGGAACCGGACCGTTCTACATCGCCGACTACCAGAAGGACGCCTACATAGTCCTCGAGTACAACCCGCACTACTGGAACGCCACCGCCAACCCAGGCCACAAGAGGGTCATCTACGTCATCAACAGCGACGCCATGGCCAGGATCAACCTGTTCAAGACCGGCACCGCCGATGTCGTTGCCATACCGCCCGAGAAGATGGACACGGTTAAGGGCCTCGAGCTTCAGGGCTTCAAGTCCGTCGTTAAGACCGACATCCTCCAGCCGATACTGACCTTCCTCGTCTTCAACACCCAGAAGGAGCCCTTCAATGACCCGCTCGTCAGGGAGGCCATGGCCTACGCCGTTCCGTACGACCAGATCTCCCAGGTCGTTTACCAGGGACTCCTCGCCAGGAACTACGGTCCGATACCGAAGCCGTGGCCGGGCTACACCGAGGAGGGAATAATCAAGTACAACTACAACCTTGCCAAGGCCAAGCAGCTCCTCAACCAGGCGGGCGTTGACCCGACCGAGTACAAGATCGAGCTCATCTACAACGAGGGCAACAGCGCCCGTGAGAAGATCATGACCCTCCTGCAGAACGTCTGGAGCCAGCTCGGCTTCCAGGTTACCATCAACAGCTACAACTGGCCGACCTACCTTGACAAGACCGAGCACGGCGAGTACGACGTTTACATCGTCGGCTGGGTCCCGGACTACCTCGACTCCGACAACTGGGTTGGCCCGTTCCTCTACGGCGCCACCGAGTTCACGAGCGTCGAGGTAAGTGTCAGCTGA
- a CDS encoding ABC transporter permease yields MANLKKFLIRRLLTFIPTLIGVTLIVFLIAYVIPADVARAWAGGEKASQAYMEQIKKEYHLDEPWYDQYWFLVSGLARNSIIDPRTSNYVLDDIRDRFPVTFELALVAFFFILIIGIPLGIISALKRNTWVDTVIRFFALTGVSMPVFWLGYLLIYVFFVEVHWITLAGFPAPPEHQITHIPMIDALITGDLSTFSQHLHRLWLPGFTLGFMGAGVLARFVRNSFLEAIGSDYVGFLKAKGVPKRGIYRHALKNAMVPIVTVLGLQFGGLLGGTPITETVFGLPGMGSYVIDSIRNLDFPAVVAITMIFALIFLITNLVVDILYALIDPRVRY; encoded by the coding sequence TTGGCGAACCTGAAGAAGTTCCTAATAAGAAGGCTCCTCACGTTTATCCCCACCCTCATTGGAGTTACCCTCATAGTCTTTCTGATCGCCTACGTCATCCCTGCGGACGTTGCCAGGGCATGGGCTGGCGGTGAGAAGGCGAGTCAGGCGTACATGGAGCAGATAAAGAAGGAGTACCACCTCGACGAGCCCTGGTACGACCAGTACTGGTTCCTTGTGAGCGGACTGGCGCGGAACAGCATAATCGACCCGAGGACGTCCAACTACGTCCTTGACGATATAAGAGATCGTTTCCCCGTGACGTTTGAGTTGGCATTGGTGGCGTTCTTCTTCATCCTGATAATAGGTATTCCCCTTGGTATAATCTCGGCCCTTAAGAGGAACACGTGGGTAGACACCGTTATCAGGTTCTTCGCCCTCACCGGCGTTTCAATGCCGGTCTTCTGGCTGGGCTACCTTCTCATATACGTGTTCTTCGTCGAGGTTCACTGGATAACGCTCGCCGGCTTCCCGGCCCCGCCCGAGCACCAGATAACCCACATCCCGATGATAGACGCCCTCATCACCGGGGACCTCTCAACCTTCAGCCAGCACCTCCACAGGCTCTGGCTCCCTGGCTTCACGCTGGGATTCATGGGTGCCGGCGTTCTCGCCAGGTTCGTCAGGAACAGCTTCCTTGAGGCCATAGGCAGCGACTACGTTGGGTTCCTCAAGGCCAAGGGCGTTCCCAAGAGGGGAATCTACCGCCACGCCCTCAAGAACGCCATGGTTCCGATAGTCACCGTTCTCGGCCTTCAGTTCGGAGGCCTCCTCGGCGGAACTCCGATCACCGAGACGGTGTTCGGCCTCCCGGGAATGGGTTCCTACGTCATCGACTCAATCAGGAACCTCGACTTCCCTGCGGTCGTGGCCATAACCATGATCTTCGCCCTGATATTCCTCATAACAAACCTCGTCGTGGACATACTCTACGCCCTGATAGACCCGAGGGTGAGGTACTGA